One Fibrobacter sp. UWB16 DNA window includes the following coding sequences:
- the glf gene encoding UDP-galactopyranose mutase has protein sequence MNHFDYLIVGSGLYGATFAYRAAKAGKKSLVIDKRPHLGGNVYCENIEGINVHKYGAHIFHTSNKRVWDFVNSIVEFNRYTNSPVANYKGKLYNLPFNMNTFYQMWGVTTPAEALAKIEEQKADALAALNGREPANLEEQALTLVGKDIFEKLIKEYTEKQWGRKCTDLPAFIIKRLPVRLTFDNNYFNDKYQGIPIGGYNKLIDGMLQGIETRTSVDFFKEYKDNWRNTADKLVFTGAIDEFFDYRFGKLDWRTVSFKTRIEDTPNFQGNAVVNYTSHDQPYTRIIEHKHFEMFGNDVYACPKTVVSEEYSTEYKEGMEPYYPVNDERNNKLAEEYRKLAEKEPDIIFGGRLGQYKYFDMAPVIEQVLNIENI, from the coding sequence ATGAATCATTTCGACTACCTCATTGTCGGTTCCGGTCTTTATGGCGCGACATTCGCCTACCGTGCCGCCAAAGCCGGGAAAAAAAGCCTTGTCATCGACAAACGCCCGCATTTGGGTGGGAATGTTTACTGCGAAAATATTGAAGGAATCAACGTACACAAGTACGGAGCCCACATTTTCCATACTTCAAATAAGCGCGTATGGGACTTCGTAAATTCCATTGTCGAGTTCAATCGATATACAAACAGCCCCGTCGCCAATTACAAAGGCAAGCTTTATAATCTGCCGTTCAACATGAACACGTTCTACCAGATGTGGGGTGTCACGACACCGGCAGAAGCTTTGGCAAAAATCGAGGAACAGAAAGCAGATGCCCTCGCCGCACTGAACGGCCGCGAGCCCGCCAATCTCGAAGAACAGGCGCTCACGCTTGTCGGCAAGGACATTTTTGAAAAGCTCATCAAGGAATATACCGAAAAACAGTGGGGCCGCAAATGCACGGACCTGCCCGCATTCATCATCAAGCGCCTTCCGGTCCGTTTAACATTCGACAACAATTACTTTAACGACAAATACCAGGGAATTCCCATTGGGGGCTACAACAAGCTCATTGACGGGATGCTCCAGGGAATCGAGACTCGTACTAGCGTAGACTTTTTCAAGGAATACAAGGACAACTGGCGAAACACCGCAGACAAGCTCGTCTTTACAGGAGCCATTGACGAATTCTTTGATTACAGATTCGGCAAGCTCGACTGGCGAACCGTCAGTTTCAAGACTCGCATCGAAGACACTCCGAATTTCCAGGGGAACGCGGTCGTCAACTACACTTCGCATGACCAGCCCTACACACGCATCATCGAACACAAGCATTTCGAAATGTTCGGTAACGACGTCTACGCTTGCCCCAAGACCGTCGTATCGGAAGAATATTCCACGGAATACAAAGAAGGCATGGAGCCATACTATCCCGTGAATGACGAGCGCAATAACAAGCTGGCTGAGGAATACCGCAAGCTTGCCGAAAAAGAACCGGATATCATTTTCGGTGGACGCCTCGGGCAATACAAATACTTTGACATGGCGCCCGTCATTGAACAGGTGCTGAATATCGAAAACATTTAA
- a CDS encoding DUF4422 domain-containing protein has protein sequence MTHANVKILVCCHKKDIMATEAPYFPIHVGKALSDKDLSIQPDNEGENISHKNQSYCELTGMYWAWKNLKNVDVIGLCHYRRYFDFHNQCRKGFPQTNFPTEKFESLNLSIPQKYIDKVSEGKVIVAKPKLYTRTLVDDYCFNHISEDLRTLEKIIVETQPENIRRAYFNVMIQGHKLRHFNMFIMKWQDFDQYCSWLFPLLKSIEEKTDISHYDSVQKRIYGYIAERLFNVWLEAQKKDLVEQPVIWFTEAKDNLLHYNIISYKLKELKNSLAFKLLLPRFPPKSFNLK, from the coding sequence ATGACCCACGCAAATGTCAAAATTCTTGTCTGTTGCCACAAAAAAGATATCATGGCAACCGAAGCGCCCTATTTCCCGATCCACGTTGGAAAAGCTCTTTCTGACAAGGATTTAAGCATACAGCCCGACAATGAAGGCGAAAACATTAGCCACAAGAACCAAAGCTATTGCGAACTGACCGGGATGTACTGGGCTTGGAAAAATCTCAAGAATGTAGACGTCATTGGTCTTTGCCATTACCGTCGCTATTTCGACTTCCATAATCAATGTCGAAAAGGCTTTCCACAAACAAATTTCCCGACCGAAAAGTTTGAATCCCTGAACTTGTCAATTCCTCAAAAATACATCGACAAGGTAAGCGAAGGGAAAGTCATCGTTGCAAAGCCAAAGCTTTACACCAGGACGCTTGTCGACGACTACTGTTTCAATCACATCAGTGAAGACTTGCGAACGCTAGAAAAAATAATCGTCGAAACGCAACCTGAAAATATCCGAAGAGCCTATTTCAATGTCATGATTCAAGGCCATAAGCTAAGGCACTTCAACATGTTCATTATGAAATGGCAGGATTTCGATCAGTACTGTTCCTGGCTCTTTCCGCTTTTAAAATCCATCGAAGAAAAAACGGACATCAGCCATTACGACAGCGTTCAAAAAAGAATTTACGGCTACATTGCAGAAAGGCTTTTCAACGTATGGCTGGAAGCCCAGAAAAAAGATCTCGTTGAACAGCCCGTCATCTGGTTTACCGAAGCAAAAGACAATTTGCTCCACTACAATATCATCTCTTATAAGTTAAAGGAGTTGAAGAATTCCTTGGCATTCAAGTTGCTGTTGCCAAGGTTTCCGCCCAAATCCTTTAACCTAAAGTGA
- a CDS encoding polysaccharide lyase family 8 super-sandwich domain-containing protein: protein MKYCKVIFITLLAVAGSMANETDTLFQRLKNGYAFTESMESVKELMQEQRKDGTWPDVKYKKGSVPINHLKKTRYLSQGFNRYCPEASRKDFCDNLKGSVVNSLQYWFSNNKDYVSDNWWSNEIGIQQELAPILFMMWNELSESLKKQMISQFPEAPSGNGTNRTWLAELVAIRGIFEKRDSLIELGVNEIVSTIQETGREGHQVDHSYYMHGNLLYSGGYGKVTLSIASHWASVCRGTKFAFNGESMNALSALALDGTRWMMWKGMVDPMTMGREISRKGENKIASGFLPIIENLSAADTLHKKEYDAWNREISGANSLNGCRYFWRSEFMVCRSNGYYISLKMSSRRTVGSEFVNRENSQGFWLGMGVLSLYRHGYDFDNIYPLWDWTKIPGVTSYGVSAQKDKQLTNKSEFVGGLGDENIGVASMESKRSGLEGRKSWIFLDNKVVALGADIKSNLDNEVLTTLDQRYFRTAVLGDKKLTKVTDSVYSFNAVWHDSIGYKSLDGKPIYVKTQNRKGSWKNIGTQKGDESDSLITIVRVHGVTPKDESYAYAIEMNVGSKQFPKWINKKDIEVLANDSKAQVIRYIPKSYVAGTLYEPQTIELKSHRISFSAPCTFLMRQSGSEMHFVLADPTKNLQNMKITVEKITKSKPSLAYSVIVNFPQNLEAGKSVNAWFEL from the coding sequence ATGAAGTATTGCAAGGTTATTTTCATTACTCTCTTGGCTGTCGCCGGTTCCATGGCTAATGAAACGGATACCCTGTTCCAGCGATTGAAAAACGGTTACGCTTTTACAGAATCGATGGAGTCCGTAAAGGAACTGATGCAGGAACAGCGTAAGGATGGCACGTGGCCCGATGTGAAGTACAAGAAGGGGAGCGTCCCTATAAACCACTTGAAAAAAACGCGATACTTGTCGCAGGGCTTTAACCGCTATTGTCCAGAAGCAAGCCGAAAGGACTTTTGCGATAATCTGAAAGGTTCTGTTGTCAACTCGCTGCAATACTGGTTCTCGAATAACAAGGACTATGTCAGTGACAACTGGTGGTCAAACGAAATCGGCATCCAGCAGGAATTAGCTCCGATACTCTTTATGATGTGGAATGAACTTTCGGAATCCTTGAAAAAACAGATGATTTCGCAGTTCCCGGAAGCTCCGAGCGGCAATGGAACTAATAGAACCTGGCTTGCGGAATTGGTGGCTATCCGTGGCATCTTTGAAAAGCGTGATTCTCTCATCGAATTGGGCGTGAACGAGATTGTATCTACGATTCAGGAGACCGGTCGAGAAGGTCATCAAGTTGACCATTCTTATTATATGCATGGCAACCTTTTGTATAGCGGTGGTTATGGAAAGGTGACGCTTTCTATTGCCTCCCATTGGGCCTCTGTATGCCGCGGAACAAAGTTTGCATTTAACGGCGAATCAATGAATGCGTTGTCGGCGTTGGCTCTTGATGGGACTCGCTGGATGATGTGGAAGGGAATGGTAGACCCGATGACGATGGGTCGTGAAATTTCTCGTAAGGGCGAAAACAAGATTGCGTCTGGATTCTTGCCGATTATCGAAAACCTGAGCGCTGCAGATACTCTCCATAAAAAGGAATATGATGCTTGGAACCGTGAAATTTCTGGCGCAAATTCTTTGAACGGATGCCGATATTTTTGGCGCAGTGAATTTATGGTTTGCCGCTCGAATGGATATTATATCTCCCTTAAAATGTCTTCGAGAAGAACTGTAGGTAGTGAATTTGTCAACCGTGAAAATAGCCAGGGATTCTGGCTTGGAATGGGTGTTCTTTCCCTGTACCGTCATGGCTATGATTTTGATAATATCTACCCGCTTTGGGACTGGACGAAAATTCCTGGAGTGACTAGCTACGGTGTATCGGCGCAGAAAGATAAACAGCTGACGAACAAGTCTGAATTTGTTGGCGGTCTTGGCGATGAAAACATTGGCGTTGCATCGATGGAAAGCAAAAGGTCGGGACTGGAAGGGCGCAAAAGCTGGATCTTTTTGGACAATAAAGTCGTGGCTCTTGGTGCAGACATCAAAAGCAATTTAGACAATGAAGTCTTGACGACCTTGGACCAGCGCTATTTTAGAACGGCGGTCCTGGGCGATAAAAAATTGACCAAGGTCACGGATTCTGTCTATAGTTTTAATGCGGTGTGGCACGATAGCATTGGCTATAAGAGCTTGGATGGAAAGCCCATCTACGTAAAGACTCAGAATCGAAAGGGCTCTTGGAAAAACATTGGCACGCAAAAGGGTGATGAAAGCGATTCTCTTATTACTATTGTGCGTGTGCATGGTGTAACGCCCAAGGACGAGAGCTACGCTTATGCCATCGAAATGAATGTCGGAAGCAAGCAGTTCCCGAAATGGATAAATAAGAAAGATATCGAAGTTCTTGCCAATGATTCAAAAGCGCAAGTGATTCGCTATATTCCGAAATCTTATGTCGCAGGCACCTTGTATGAACCGCAGACGATTGAACTGAAATCGCATCGTATCAGCTTCTCGGCTCCTTGCACATTCTTGATGAGACAGAGCGGTTCGGAAATGCATTTTGTATTGGCCGATCCGACAAAGAACTTGCAGAATATGAAGATTACCGTTGAAAAAATAACAAAGAGCAAGCCTTCTTTGGCTTACTCTGTTATCGTGAATTTCCCGCAAAATCTTGAGGCCGGGAAAAGTGTAAACGCTTGGTTTGAACTGTAA
- a CDS encoding glycosyltransferase family 2 protein has translation MLTFVLLDYKSAEATINCVSHYALKCKSSKEPISFVVVDNSDDIENFEKLSAAWPSVSCCEYDDSVLEEKVADGYRLFLWKNTCNAGYAKGNNDGAKIGAKFLNSDYFIFSNNDIVVLDEELSVEKLIAEANISNVAIVGPSIVGKDSKPQNPYFEKSFFLRWGLENLCYPFARLLPKKWSSSDLVEKFVENPVFRVMGSFFIISRSKFEEVDGFDPHTFLFAEELILSRKLHDRGYETHYLPSVHMLHNHSEIIGKNYNYGRRLMLRFESEAYYYRNYVGIASWRIALVRMIVKSYILRKNIVKQIKSLLK, from the coding sequence ATGCTGACGTTTGTTTTGCTGGATTACAAATCTGCTGAGGCCACCATCAACTGTGTCTCTCATTATGCTTTGAAATGCAAGAGCTCAAAGGAACCGATTTCGTTTGTTGTCGTTGACAATAGTGATGACATTGAAAACTTTGAAAAGCTTTCTGCTGCATGGCCTTCTGTATCTTGCTGCGAGTATGACGATTCCGTCCTAGAAGAAAAGGTTGCTGACGGGTATCGCCTTTTTTTGTGGAAAAACACATGCAATGCGGGCTATGCCAAGGGCAATAATGATGGTGCAAAAATAGGTGCCAAATTTTTGAACAGCGACTATTTTATTTTTTCCAACAATGATATCGTTGTGCTGGACGAGGAACTTTCCGTAGAAAAATTAATCGCGGAAGCGAATATTTCGAATGTGGCGATTGTCGGGCCGTCCATTGTCGGGAAGGATTCCAAACCGCAAAATCCCTATTTCGAAAAGTCATTCTTCTTGCGTTGGGGGCTAGAAAACCTCTGTTATCCATTTGCTAGGTTACTGCCGAAAAAATGGAGCTCGAGTGACCTCGTTGAAAAATTTGTTGAAAATCCAGTATTTCGGGTTATGGGGTCCTTCTTTATTATTTCTAGGAGCAAGTTCGAAGAAGTCGATGGCTTTGATCCGCATACATTCTTGTTTGCTGAAGAACTAATCTTGTCGCGAAAACTCCATGACCGGGGTTACGAAACGCATTATTTGCCCTCTGTGCACATGCTGCATAACCACTCCGAAATTATCGGCAAGAACTATAATTATGGCCGGAGGCTTATGCTGCGCTTTGAATCGGAAGCGTATTATTATAGGAACTATGTTGGCATTGCTTCTTGGCGCATTGCACTTGTCCGCATGATTGTGAAATCTTATATTTTACGAAAGAATATCGTCAAGCAGATCAAATCGCTGCTTAAGTAA
- a CDS encoding glycosyltransferase family 4 protein, with product MSVKTVCFYPTNQKRTNHFLFNLSTLLESSGKFNCVGYKDVKKQSPGKIFSADVYHINWFDQSKDVVSFLKRLYFLVALKLKHKRIVWTIHNITSHEKTPFYNKILFKMLARFSDAIHIMCKDTVQIAHLEKYAEKIKRIPHGDYYGSYPESDFDVYGHYSIERSRPIFLFSGAIQPYKNIEVLIKSFKKDWNSESAIECKPVLLICGKVEPSSYKDSIQKLLDDEKDVIFDPQFIPDEKLAAYIKAATVLVAPYSYRSSLNSGTIPLAFSYGKTIVCPDIPCVKDIVKENDCLYSYHYSSEDQHIEKLSEMLMLVYADYKSGKLLEKQHDAKIYMERNSWKTHKDEWISLYEGESC from the coding sequence ATGAGTGTGAAAACCGTTTGCTTTTATCCGACGAATCAAAAAAGAACGAATCATTTTCTGTTCAATCTTTCGACGCTTTTGGAATCTTCTGGCAAGTTCAATTGCGTTGGCTACAAGGATGTAAAAAAACAATCTCCGGGAAAGATTTTTTCTGCAGATGTTTATCATATCAACTGGTTTGATCAAAGCAAAGATGTGGTTTCATTTCTCAAGCGTCTGTATTTTTTGGTAGCGCTTAAGTTGAAGCACAAAAGGATTGTCTGGACGATTCACAATATAACGTCGCACGAGAAGACTCCTTTTTACAATAAGATTTTGTTCAAGATGCTTGCCCGTTTTTCTGATGCCATACATATCATGTGCAAGGATACGGTCCAAATTGCGCATCTGGAAAAGTATGCGGAAAAGATAAAGCGCATTCCTCATGGAGATTATTATGGCTCGTATCCCGAAAGCGATTTCGATGTCTATGGCCATTATAGCATAGAAAGAAGTAGGCCTATATTCTTATTTTCGGGTGCAATTCAGCCTTATAAAAATATCGAAGTTCTGATAAAGTCTTTCAAGAAAGACTGGAACTCCGAAAGTGCAATAGAATGCAAACCGGTCCTGTTGATTTGCGGCAAGGTCGAACCATCTTCGTATAAGGATTCTATTCAGAAATTATTAGACGATGAAAAGGATGTGATTTTTGATCCGCAATTTATCCCGGATGAAAAATTGGCGGCCTATATAAAGGCGGCTACAGTTTTAGTGGCTCCTTACAGCTATCGTTCTTCTCTTAATTCCGGGACGATTCCGCTGGCGTTCTCGTATGGAAAGACGATTGTTTGTCCTGATATCCCGTGTGTGAAGGATATTGTTAAAGAGAACGATTGCTTGTACAGTTACCATTACAGTTCAGAAGATCAACATATAGAGAAACTTTCTGAAATGCTGATGCTGGTTTATGCGGATTATAAGTCGGGAAAACTTTTGGAAAAACAGCACGATGCAAAGATTTATATGGAACGCAATTCCTGGAAAACCCATAAGGATGAATGGATTTCTTTGTATGAGGGCGAATCATGCTGA
- a CDS encoding glycosyltransferase, with product MSLFSAIITTRNRKELLEKAIESVLSQTVKDVECVVVDDASEDGTKETYEKDPRIVYVRIDAKDSRGGNYARNQGIAHATGEFLTFLDDDDTWASDKLEKQLALYQKHPGSVIFCGRTFRKVIDGNVQLHTVIPPKKFTGDISRLIRMTYVTSTSCLFFPRALLEKVGNFDERLTFWQEYELCIRLAQVAEFHCVEKPLVVCLDEVGVKSRVSNKVLNWKENVSYIRNKHKALYDDLTFMENWAYHATLMKDAFRRHMRAGKKLKMLYYGFMRLVVEFIPSRILHLF from the coding sequence ATGAGTCTTTTTTCTGCCATTATAACGACTCGGAATCGCAAAGAGCTTTTGGAAAAAGCTATCGAAAGCGTCCTATCGCAAACGGTGAAGGATGTGGAATGTGTTGTCGTTGATGATGCATCTGAAGACGGAACTAAGGAAACTTACGAGAAGGACCCGCGCATTGTCTATGTCCGCATTGATGCTAAGGATTCTCGTGGTGGCAATTATGCACGCAATCAGGGAATTGCCCATGCAACAGGTGAATTCCTTACGTTTTTGGATGACGATGATACCTGGGCTTCCGATAAGCTAGAAAAACAGCTGGCGCTGTATCAAAAACATCCCGGTTCCGTTATTTTTTGCGGAAGGACTTTCAGAAAAGTTATCGATGGAAATGTCCAACTGCATACGGTGATTCCGCCGAAAAAGTTTACGGGCGATATTTCGCGATTGATCCGAATGACTTATGTCACGTCGACATCGTGCTTGTTTTTCCCACGGGCATTGCTTGAAAAGGTCGGAAATTTTGATGAACGCTTGACCTTTTGGCAGGAATATGAACTTTGCATCCGTTTGGCGCAAGTTGCAGAATTCCATTGCGTTGAGAAACCGCTCGTCGTCTGCCTTGATGAAGTCGGCGTCAAGTCGCGCGTCTCGAATAAAGTTTTGAACTGGAAAGAGAACGTATCGTATATTAGGAATAAGCATAAAGCGTTATATGATGATTTGACCTTTATGGAAAATTGGGCTTATCATGCGACCTTGATGAAGGATGCTTTCCGCCGCCATATGCGTGCCGGAAAAAAACTAAAGATGCTTTATTACGGATTTATGCGCTTGGTGGTTGAATTTATTCCTTCCCGAATTTTGCATCTTTTTTGA
- a CDS encoding O-antigen ligase, producing the protein MWNRKDLVEAIFKHPLRIPLAMLAMSLMASAFLNGEGIKGGYNAFRYYMENYAYLIVAFVGGLNYKKINLDKHWFYPVVVVCILGILEFISKSNIVFPLICKAFPYYDGYYDLTNAVTASRTYRSRIFLTTTHPTAFGSILCCALMFFTCRMKSLSLPRNKMWLIWGSLCLLICLSGSRTAVVCAMMGLGLYVFMKVGIRARIMILVLVGFMMAAILPRAIEEFSVEGQGSSMSMREEQLLFSYLHFVKSPIYGNGVRYISKYVMERDTYNDRVVDSSIGGLESVIFFQLIDYGLIGLVSYILLFLFAFIYFFRRRRFTHAQAGLLITCCFFVFACLSGEIGGNNSFAYMLMGYCMGASRREEEDESDGTRETEKSPDDEDSETEALGA; encoded by the coding sequence TTGTGGAATCGCAAGGACCTTGTCGAAGCTATTTTTAAGCATCCCTTGCGGATTCCTTTAGCGATGCTTGCCATGTCGTTGATGGCCTCGGCCTTTTTGAATGGGGAAGGGATCAAGGGCGGTTATAATGCATTCCGCTATTACATGGAAAATTACGCTTATCTTATTGTTGCCTTTGTGGGTGGCCTGAATTATAAAAAGATCAATTTGGACAAGCACTGGTTTTATCCGGTTGTTGTCGTTTGCATTTTGGGAATCCTTGAATTTATTTCGAAGTCCAATATCGTTTTCCCGTTGATTTGCAAGGCGTTCCCCTATTATGATGGGTACTACGACTTGACGAATGCCGTCACGGCTTCCAGAACTTATCGCTCCAGAATTTTTCTCACGACGACACATCCTACGGCTTTTGGGAGTATCTTGTGCTGCGCCCTGATGTTTTTCACTTGCCGGATGAAGTCCTTGTCTCTTCCGCGAAATAAGATGTGGCTTATCTGGGGTTCGCTCTGCTTGCTTATTTGCCTTTCTGGGTCTAGAACGGCTGTTGTCTGTGCCATGATGGGCTTGGGGCTTTATGTCTTTATGAAGGTCGGTATCCGCGCTAGGATTATGATTCTGGTCCTTGTCGGGTTTATGATGGCGGCTATTTTACCTAGGGCCATAGAGGAGTTTTCTGTAGAAGGGCAGGGAAGCTCCATGAGCATGCGAGAAGAACAGCTTCTGTTCTCTTATTTGCACTTTGTGAAAAGCCCTATCTATGGCAATGGTGTCCGCTATATCAGTAAGTATGTGATGGAGCGAGATACTTATAATGATCGCGTGGTCGATTCGTCAATTGGCGGTTTGGAATCGGTTATTTTCTTCCAGCTGATTGATTACGGCCTGATCGGTCTTGTTTCTTATATTCTCTTGTTCCTGTTTGCCTTTATCTACTTCTTTAGGCGCAGGCGGTTTACGCATGCCCAAGCGGGGCTGCTTATTACGTGCTGTTTCTTTGTCTTCGCTTGCCTTTCGGGTGAAATCGGGGGCAACAACTCCTTTGCGTATATGCTAATGGGCTACTGCATGGGGGCATCTCGTCGGGAAGAAGAAGACGAAAGCGATGGAACCCGTGAAACCGAAAAGTCTCCGGATGATGAAGATTCTGAAACGGAGGCCTTGGGCGCATGA
- a CDS encoding glycosyltransferase family 4 protein, which yields MFEKVCHIGPALNVQGGISSVLVSYRDLFDLPEKNFISSYNGSFIKSLPLFFCLCLKLLLNPPKAPYFQIHTSFNGSFFRKFLISLCLRLRGKKYIAHIHGSQFKRMCTTSPALVKCFIRSYFKHSAMVICITPDMQEFLDNFVGKGACRYVVIPNPSPTIAAAPVDLISHGLPVKIVFSGRYGHRKGVYDLIEAFSKATFKTPVELYLFGDGEVEQVKAKAAASPKATHIHVSDWLKHGDYLKQLSNFDLLALPSYAETFGMSLVEAMGIGLPVVAARSGGVPFVVRDGVDGYLIDAGDVQALSQKLQCLVDDEKMRVQMGRDAWNGCKDRFSGVTVLKLLRDCYDRLELKNA from the coding sequence ATGTTTGAAAAGGTTTGTCACATTGGCCCTGCGTTAAATGTTCAGGGGGGCATTAGCTCTGTACTTGTAAGTTATAGGGATTTGTTTGATCTTCCTGAAAAGAACTTTATTTCTAGCTATAACGGCTCGTTTATCAAATCCTTGCCTTTGTTTTTTTGCTTGTGCTTAAAGCTTTTGCTGAATCCGCCCAAGGCTCCTTATTTTCAGATCCACACCTCTTTTAACGGCAGCTTCTTTCGTAAGTTCCTGATAAGCCTCTGTCTCCGTTTGCGCGGGAAAAAATATATCGCCCATATTCACGGTAGCCAGTTTAAAAGAATGTGTACGACATCGCCTGCTCTGGTGAAATGCTTTATTCGCAGTTACTTTAAACATTCAGCGATGGTCATCTGCATTACGCCCGATATGCAGGAATTCCTGGATAATTTTGTCGGGAAGGGCGCTTGCCGCTATGTCGTTATTCCAAACCCGAGCCCGACTATCGCAGCTGCGCCTGTTGATTTGATATCGCATGGCTTGCCTGTCAAGATTGTTTTTTCTGGCCGCTATGGGCATCGAAAGGGCGTGTACGATTTGATTGAGGCTTTCTCTAAAGCGACTTTCAAGACTCCTGTGGAACTCTATTTGTTTGGCGACGGCGAGGTGGAACAAGTTAAGGCGAAAGCGGCTGCCTCTCCTAAAGCGACTCACATTCATGTTTCTGATTGGCTGAAGCATGGGGACTATCTGAAACAATTGTCAAACTTTGATTTGCTGGCCTTGCCCTCGTATGCCGAAACTTTTGGCATGAGCCTTGTCGAAGCGATGGGGATTGGGCTCCCTGTTGTTGCGGCGCGTTCGGGAGGCGTTCCTTTTGTGGTGCGCGATGGTGTAGACGGCTACTTGATCGATGCGGGTGATGTGCAGGCTTTGTCCCAAAAATTGCAATGTCTCGTGGATGATGAAAAAATGCGCGTCCAGATGGGGCGTGATGCTTGGAATGGATGCAAAGACCGTTTTTCTGGTGTGACTGTTTTAAAATTGCTGAGAGATTGTTACGATAGATTGGAATTGAAAAATGCTTAG